tcaggcaattctcctgcctcagcctcctgagtagctgggattacaggcacgcaccaccatgcccagctaatttttttgtatttttagtagagacggagtttcaccatgtttaccaggatggtctttatctcttgacctcgtgagccacctcgcccggcctacctaaaaaaatttttttttaattagccaggcatgatggtgggcacctgtaatcccatctactcaagaggctgaggcagagaattgcttgaacctgggaggcagaggttgtagtgagccgagatcgcaccactgcactccagcctcggcaacagagcaagactggatctcaaaacaaaaaaaagacttggGATGACTCagtgttttttgttctttgcaaATATAGCCAAAGATTGTTTGGTTTTGCCTGATTTGGATGGGACTATGTCTGGGGGAACAGAGAACTCCACTCTAAGGACTTTGGGCAATTAACAGGACCTCTGTGATGCAGGAAGGACCGAGTGACAGTTCAAGAACGTGAAGCCGAAGCATTGAAACAGAAGGAGCTGGAGCAGGAAGCAAAACGCATGGCTGAGGAGAGGCGCAAGTACACACTCAAGGTACTAGAGAGTGGTTGCAAGGATTGACTGCAAGAAATGGTGTATAATCAAGTTTGTCTGAGGAGAGTAAGGAAGTCCAGGCTGAATTGTTCTCCCTATCTAGATTGTCGAAGAGGAAACCAAGAAAGAGCTGGAAGAGAACAAGCGATCCCTGGCTGCACTGGATGCACTTAATACTGATGATGAAAATGATGAGGAGGAATATGAGGCATGGAAAGTTCGGGAGCTAAAAAGAATCAAGAGGGACAGAGAAGATAGAGAAGCGTGAGTAAAAAGATGAACCTAGAGTTAATTCTGCTAATGGAACAGATTTCTAGTAGGACAGTTCTGAAACTCATTATCTACTGTGACTATGAGTTCCTTTCTAGCCATCTACAGAGTTCTTAGTGCTGGGTGAGTTTCCTATAATTGGAATGTGAGTTTCACTTGTTACAGTGAAATCAGGGAAGAGAAACACATTTGTCACATATGTCCATAACAGAGTGCCAGCCAGTGCTCCCTGTAGTTTCCTAGCAGACACAAAAACCAGTAACTGTTAGTAGTTATCTCTTACTGTGTACAACCCAACCCACAATTGAGTGGCTTGAAACAATTTATTACTTTTCACAATTTTGGAGGTTGGCTGAACAGCTCCTTTACTGGTTTCACCTGGGCTCACTTACATAGTTGCATCTAGCTAGAGGGGTGATTGGTCTAGAAACTTAAAAGGACTTCACTCACATGCCAGTAGTAGGTGCTGGCTATCAGTTAGGATGCCTCACTTCTCCTCCACTGGATTAGACTGGCTTCCTTACATAGCAGTTTCAGGGCACCATTCGAAGAGGACAAGGTCTCCTAACACTTAGGTTCCAGAACTCATACATCCATTCTGCCACATagtggtcaaagcaagtcacaaggccaaTCTAGCTTTAAGCAGGTGGAGAAATAGACTCTACCTCTGGATAGGAGCAGCAGCAAAGTCATACTTTTTGAAAACGACCACGCGTACTCTGAGGGGAAGAATTTGTGGCACTTAAATAATCTACAATGTGTTAGAGcagaactatttttctttttaagatggagtttcgctcttttgcccaggctggaatgaaaagtcacaaccttggctcactgcaacctctgcctcccatgttcaagcaattctcctgtctcagcctccagagtagctgggattacaggcatgtgccaccatgcctggctaatttttatatttttagtagagacggggtttgaccacgttggtcaggctggtctcaaactcctgacctaagttatccacccacctctgcctcccaaagtgctgggattacaggtgtgagccaccatgcccagtgcaAGCAGAATCATTTCTGAGCTGCATCACCCATTCCTGTAAATTACTAGGTATGAGAGGATAATCCCAGATCACAaagggaaacaatcaacagataactctaggctgggcgcagtggttcatacctgtaatcccagcactttgggaggctgaggtgggtagatcacttaaggctGGGAGTtagacagcagcctggccaacacggcaaaacacCATCTATActataatatgaaaattagccatcttggttgtgtgtgcctgttagtcccagatactcaggctgaggcaggagaatcacttgaacccaggagtcggaggtaaCAGCGAACtgatatcataccactgcactccagcctgggctggagtgagactgtctgaaaaaaccACCAAAATTTGCTTGAATATGAGCCATATAAGCTACACAGAATAGATAACTCCATCCTCAtcctatagtttcttttttttctttttgagacagagtcttactcttacccagtctggaatacagtggtgtgatctcggcttactacaaccccCACCCCCTGGGagtcaagtaattctcctgcctccgcctccagagtagctgggactataggcatgtgccaccatgcctggctgattttgttatttttagtagagactaggtttcaccattttggccaggctggcctcgaactcctgacgtcaggtaatccacctgccttggcctcccaaagtgctgggattacaggcatgaccatcatgcccagccctcagTCTGTAGTTTCTAAGGTTCTTATCCTGGACTTGAACGAGTAGGAATCCATGTGCCCTTTTAAATTGTACacaaggctggacatggtggctcctATCTggaatcccaatactttgggaggccaaggcgggcagatcacaaggtcaggagtttgagaccatcctgaccaacatggtgaaaccccatctttactaaaaataagaaaattagccaggcatagtagcatacacctgtaatcccggctactcaggaggctgaggcaggagaatcgcttggacccaggaggtggaggttgcagtgagccaagatcatgccgctgcactccagcctgggtgacagaacgaaactgcatctcaaaaaaataaaaataaaattgtacacaaaattatgtgtatatatgcatttttttggaaaaaggggatatcaccccCTCTCCCCAACAATGGCTAAAAAGTTACAGCAATCTAATTAATGATAGTAATCTTCGGTTTATGACATACAAGCACCTATATGATTCTGATGCACTTACATAAAGGAGTATCAGCGAAGTCCTggacagttattttaaattcactgattttttttaaagctaagaaTACTTTTTAGGGAAAGAGAATTTGTAATGTTGCAAAATGAAGCAGTAATGGTACGTCTTAACCTCAGAACGGTTAGAATCAACTTTTGGAAGTGAACAATACCTAGTCTGGCAAAACAATGAAGACCAACTCACCCTTTTGTTTATTGAGCTCCTGGTCTTGATTCCTAATAGGCAGTGACTAGAATTAAAGAAGGTGACTAATATTTGAAATGACATGGGACTGTTCTTTTCAGATAATTTGGTCTTTCTGAAGCTGTAACAGTACCAATAAATTGTTTTGCTCCCTGGACAGGCTTGagaaggagaaagcagaaattgaACGCATGCGAAACCTGactgaggaagagaggagagctGAGCTTCGGGCAAATGGCAAAGTCATTACCAACAAAGCTGTTAAGGGCAAATACAAGTTCTTACAGAAGTATTATCACAGGGGTGCCTTCTTCATGGTAAGAAGTGAAAAGAGAATCCAAAAATTGAGCAGTAGGAATAACTCAGAgactctgaattattttttctcctcaaGAATGTTATTTTCACTTGCCAGTGGTCAGCTTTCTCATTTGCTGTTTCCCTCTGAAGAATATAAACTCAGAGAAAAGCATCAGCAATTGGATTATAGAAGTATAATCAACTCTCTTTTGGCCCCAGCTCTCAAAAAGAGGAAATGATGTAATAGACTTTAAGAGGcaaagtcttgctgtcacccaggctcggggtacagtggtgtgattatagttcactgcaaccttgacctcctgggcctgggctcaaactatacacctgcttcagcctccagagtagctgagatcataggcatgcaccaccatgcctggctaattttttttttttttttttttttttttttttttttttgctaattgctagtttttcaattttttgtagagaccaggtctcactgtatgttgctcaggctgatcttgaccttctggcctcaagcaatcctcccaccacaacctccaaaagtactaggattacaggcatgagccatcatacccagttTTAGATAAACTGAAGAAATGAAATGGAGAAGTCATCTATATAGATAGTGGACTAATTAGGTCCTCCAAATAACTTAGTTGTCATTATTTCATACCTGAATAAGAAGTTTTGGTTATGTGAAAACCAAACTGCAAATTGCTTTACATTAATTCGAATTTGGGTGGTAAAAGGTTCACTTCATTCTGAACTAACAAAGTACCTAAGCGTAACTAACCAAAAGCATGGTTTATTATCTAACCATTAGGTGGAGTGCCATCATCTTTGTTCTTCATATAAAGTCTAAGGTCAAAATACCAATCTGCTAACCCTGTATGGTTTATGATTTCGTAATGTTAAAGCAGTTTGTATCAAAAAAATAGACGAGCTTTTTCAAGTGCTGTGTAGCAAATTCTAAATATCCCCACCGCAACTAAATTCCTGCCCTTCACTTTAGATGTGAGTTTAAAGTCCCAATATATCCAGCTTGTATAAAAGGCAGTAGAAAATCCAGGATTGGAGATTGGAGAGGCCTGTGCAGAGCTGAAGTCATATGAGTAAATGAACACACTGAGGGCAGAGAGAGTAAGCCAACCTTTGAGACATGTCTTTACTCAAGGAGAAAATTAGGCATACttgcgtgcacctgtagtcccagctgcttaggaggctgaagagCGAGCATCACCtgatcctgggaggtcaaggctgcagtgagcagtggtcacaccactgcactccagcctggacatcaaaATGAGACcccccatctcaggaaaaaaaaataaaagacagtacaacaaaggaaaaagaatctcTTCAACTAGATGTAAGCTCTTGAAGAAAGGCTCAATACCCTCTGCTTTCTTTGTATCCTTCATTGTAGAGTTAAGTATGTTTGTGGTTTGAATATATAGGAAATAAAGCCACAAGATATTGATACGATTCTTCTCTACAGGATGAGGATGAGGAAGTATACAAGAGAGATTTCAGCGCTCCTACCCTGGAGGATCATTTCAACAAAACCATTCTTCCTAAAGTCATGCAGGTATGGGGAACCTTAATAACATGAAAAAGTAATGTATTGACAGATGAGGTATGGTTTGGTGGTATAACCATCATACATCTTCCCTCAGGTCAAGAACTTTGGACGCTCAGGTCGCACCAAATACACTCACCTTGTGGATCAAGATACCACCTCCTTTGACTCAGCTTGGGGCCAAGAGAGTGCCCAGAACACAAAGTTCTTCAAACAAAAGGCAGCTGGGGTACGAGATGTATTTGAGCGGCCATCTGCCAAGAAGCGAAAAACTACCTAGGGTCCAACTGCTTATTCTTCCAACTGTGGAACACAAGGGGAAGTCTCAGCATGTGGTCCTTGATTTgccttttcattatttccttggCCCTTATATCCAGCTATTGGACCTACTTTTATAATTCTGATACTGGGTAGCCCAGACTTGGAAGGTGCTTTGTGAGGTTTGGACTCATGCTGAGAAACCCACAGGGAAAACACTGTCCAGGTAGAATTAGAAGCTTCCCGCTTAAAACTATTTCTGAGAAATCTTAGGTTTTATCACTGCTGTGGTTTCCCATATTTACTTGGGACTGTTCTGAGTTTTTTTCCAGCCCTTAGCTTGGGTTAGAAAAGTGGGCATGTAAGTGAACAATGCATTACTTCTACCTTAGGTTTAGGAGTAATATACCAGGAAATCTAAGCTCATAGAaacatgttttccatttttgcttgGGGTCCATTTTTCTACCTGTACATACTTTTTGAtccatatatgtgtgcatgtcaagaaataaaagaatcgTACACCAAGGAGATTTTTAGCATGATACTGGAAATGATGTCCAGGCTGACAAGCATTAATTACCTATTAAAGTAAAAGGTTAACACAATTGTCAGGGAGAAGGTGTTTCACATTTTGATCATTCCCTTTGATCTCAGAAACAAGCTCAGGAACTAGCCAGGCTTTAAACAGCATCTGGATTTATTCCATGAGCAAACAGTTGAGTGTCCTAtgataaaaatgaatgtaaataattACTATGAGGTGGTAAACACATAGAGATGAACACACTATTGTGTGGGATACAATCTAAGAATTATCCTAGAGTCAGAATGAGGGTAAGGCCTTCAAATTCTTACTGAGAAATGTTTCTAACTGCCATTTAAGTATCCATACAACAGACTCTTAGGGGCCTTTACagttttatagttgaggaaactagTTCAACAGGTATGACTTGGTCAAAGCtgattaaccttttttttttttttttaattttatttttggagacctagtttcactcttgttgcccaggccggagtgcaatggcacaatctcagcttactgcaacctctgcctcctgggttcaagagattctcctgcctcagcctcccaagtggctggaattacaggcatctaccaccacacccagctaattttttttttttttcaatagagatggggtttcaccatgttggccaagctggtctcaaaactcctgacttcaggtgatccacccaccttggcctcccagagtgctgggattacatgtgtg
The sequence above is a segment of the Saimiri boliviensis isolate mSaiBol1 chromosome 2, mSaiBol1.pri, whole genome shotgun sequence genome. Coding sequences within it:
- the MFAP1 gene encoding microfibrillar-associated protein 1 is translated as MSVPSALMKQPPIQSTAGAVPVRNEKGEISMEKVKVKRYVSGKRPDYAPMESSDEEDEEFQFIKKAKEQEAEPEEQEEDSSSDPRLRRLQNRISEDVEERLARHRKIVEPEVVGESDSEVEGDAWRMEREDSSEEEEEEIDDEEIERRRGMMRQRAQERKNEEMEVMEVEDEGRSGEESESESEYEEYTDSEDEMEPRLKPVFIRKKDRVTVQEREAEALKQKELEQEAKRMAEERRKYTLKIVEEETKKELEENKRSLAALDALNTDDENDEEEYEAWKVRELKRIKRDREDREALEKEKAEIERMRNLTEEERRAELRANGKVITNKAVKGKYKFLQKYYHRGAFFMDEDEEVYKRDFSAPTLEDHFNKTILPKVMQVKNFGRSGRTKYTHLVDQDTTSFDSAWGQESAQNTKFFKQKAAGVRDVFERPSAKKRKTT